A section of the Elusimicrobiota bacterium genome encodes:
- a CDS encoding nucleotidyltransferase domain-containing protein produces MRLEHYPVKKLEKEVLQIVSRYLDTNFYKIFFFGSRVRGTNFPRADIDIGIEGPEEIPSAKKITIEDDLNNLPILYKIDFVDFKNVSEEFKQEALKYKEPIEL; encoded by the coding sequence ATGCGATTAGAACATTATCCAGTTAAAAAACTTGAAAAAGAGGTTTTACAAATAGTCAGTCGTTATTTAGACACTAATTTTTACAAGATTTTCTTTTTTGGTTCAAGAGTCAGAGGAACTAATTTCCCACGAGCAGATATTGATATAGGTATTGAAGGTCCTGAAGAAATCCCATCCGCTAAAAAAATCACAATTGAAGACGACCTGAATAATCTCCCAATTCTGTATAAAATTGATTTTGTTGATTTTAAGAATGTTTCAGAGGAATTTAAACAGGAAGCGTTAAAGTATAAAGAACCA